Proteins found in one Thermodesulfobacteriota bacterium genomic segment:
- a CDS encoding diphthine--ammonia ligase → MPEKVIFSWSGGKDSAIALYEIEKSNNYEILALLTTVTEDYDRVSMHGLRRILLEQQAESLSYPLEKILIPKNASNQEYESKMEEALLKYKNRGVNSVVFGDIFLEDVRKYREDNLAKIGMRGIFPVWKRDTNELARTFINLGFKAVTVCVDANVLDKRFVGRVINEQFLSELPPGVDPCGENGEFHSFVYDGPIFRERILYNTGEVILRDNRFYYCDLVPHH, encoded by the coding sequence ATGCCGGAAAAAGTCATTTTTTCATGGAGTGGCGGTAAAGATAGTGCCATAGCGCTCTATGAAATTGAGAAGAGTAATAACTATGAGATATTAGCTTTATTGACAACCGTGACCGAAGACTACGACCGGGTTAGTATGCACGGTTTGAGACGGATTCTATTAGAACAGCAGGCCGAGTCGCTGAGCTATCCGCTCGAAAAAATTTTGATTCCCAAGAATGCTTCCAATCAAGAATACGAATCTAAAATGGAAGAGGCTCTTTTAAAGTATAAGAATAGAGGTGTTAACTCAGTAGTCTTTGGAGACATCTTCTTAGAAGATGTAAGAAAATACCGAGAGGACAACCTGGCTAAAATAGGGATGAGGGGAATCTTCCCGGTCTGGAAAAGAGACACCAACGAGCTTGCTCGTACATTCATAAACCTGGGTTTCAAAGCGGTTACAGTCTGCGTTGACGCAAATGTTTTGGACAAGAGATTTGTAGGGAGGGTCATCAATGAACAATTCTTATCCGAGCTCCCTCCCGGTGTCGACCCCTGCGGCGAGAATGGCGAATTTCACTCCTTTGTCTACGATGGGCCGATATTCCGGGAAAGGATACTCTACAATACCGGAGAGGTTATCTTAAGGGATAACCGTTTTTATTATTGCGATTTAGTGCCTCATCACTAG